In Podospora pseudocomata strain CBS 415.72m chromosome 4, whole genome shotgun sequence, the genomic stretch TTAGCGTGGATGTCTCACCTCAGAGCCCCACATTCGGCAGCCCCACAGTTGACGTCGGGTGGTGCTGCAGCTCACGGAGAACTCCAGAAGCAGCGAGCTCTTGGCCTTGAACAATCGAAAGACATTCGGATATCTGAGTCACATGCCGAGAGCTTCACATCGCCGCATTAGCAATCGTTTCTGTATGATTCATTTTGAGTAAGAAGCTCGATTGCCACTCAAAAGGGTAGAAGGGTTTTATTTATTAATTCTTTCTCGGGGTTTCGCTTTCCAGTTTGGTCTcattcaacaacaactgGTCTTGGCGCTGTTGCCACTGCTCACTTAACGACCATCTTTCATTTTCACTACTGACGGTCAatacctcatcaacaacgaacaaaacaccatcccTTTTATTTTGCTATTGTCAAAAACAATATCTAGAGACGTCAGTTCAACAAGACGACATAATGataccccaccaccccaaacccGGCACCAGCACAACCCACAGCACCCAAGCAgtaacctcccccccacgCCCCTCCCGTGTCGTCCCAaaacccatcccccctcaacaaacCCTCGACACCCGAACCTACCAAATAAACCAGCTCAAACGCCGCTACCCCTCCCACAAGGAAACCTCGTTGCCaggcggcaccggcacctccCTCAGCTTCAACCTCGTCCCGTCAGACCCCGACTTCCCCTTTGACCTCCCCCAGCTGGAATGCGACCTCCACATTCCTTCTAAATACCCCAAGTCACCCGCCAAATTACACGTCAAAAACTCTGATATCCCCCGAGGCTTCGCGATTAACATCGAAAAGGGATGGGACAAGCTGGTTGAGGAACggaaggggggaggcgggacGCTGTTGAGTCTGGTAAATGGGCTTGACAAGAGATTAGAGGGGTTTCtgagcgaggagaaggccgagacGGTGAAATTGACGATTTTTAAAGACACCAGACACCTGGATCGGCAGcgagtggaggaggaggaggaggaggaggaggaggaggtgtcaAAAACTGAACCGGTTGTTGTGACTCCTGTTAGGAGAGCTTATATCCCCTTGGAGACCTTCACGCAAGCCCAGATTGCAGACGCGAAAGCCCGGCGCGCGCAGGAAGTTAGACAGCTCGAGGCAAGAATGGGGCGGTTACAGCATTATCACCGGTCGAGTGATGGGATTATTTACACGTTGCCTCTTGATCCGAAGAAGAGGGCCGAGTTACcgggggagttgaagggggtCATGTCGGTGCAGTTGGTTGTGCCGTTGTTGTATCCGTTGCAGAATTTGAGGGTGTTGCTGAatgatgttgagggagggaaggaaggggaggagctggcggaggggttggaggagttgtttAATAGGAAGGCGGGGGAGttggtcaagaaggaggggagtgaacagggggagaagatggggttggtggcgatggtgaaTTGGTTGGCGCAGAGGATTCATTTGTTGGttagggaggtggtgagggagagggagaagaggaggaaggagggtgaggaggggagggggaaggtgaaggaggttgaggttagGGAGGCGGAGCATGCTGCTAGTGTTGAAAGGGTTGGGCAGGTGGATAGGGGGCATTTGCATGTTATTCCCAGGCCGCCGGAgtgggggtttggagatgatgggacaGAATCTTCTAGCTACGActctgaggatgaggatgatgagggtggtgctgagcTTGggaaggatggcgaggaaATGGGGGGGTCTTCACTGCCTACTCGGACGATTGAGAAGGGGACAGCGATATTATTCCCTTCGATTGAACTGCAAGGGATTGAGCTGCTTCAGGTGTCGGTTCTGAGCCTCAATGTCAAGTGCGATCGTTGCAAGACGCTGAACGAAGTCACGGGGCTGAAGAATAACCTGGATAAGGCGAGCAGCTGCAAAAAGTGTGCCACTGCTTTTACTGTTAGGTATCGGCAAGAGCTGGTGCACATGAACTCCACAAGGGCGGGCTTCATTGATGCTACTGGGTGTACAGTTGCCGATTTATTACCAAGGTATGTCTTATTCTGCTTTCTAGTCTCTCTTGAGACATATTGATTGACACAATCACAGCACCTTTGTCCCAACATGCGGCAAATGCTCCCACCCCTCTTTCGGCCTCGTCTCCGTCCGCGGCGAGACAACGACCAACATCTGCCGGGAATGCCACGCCCGCTTCGCCTTCAAGATCCCCGACGTCAAATTCCTCGACTACGCCCCCGGCATGCACACTAGGCTACCGCCTACCTCTGGTCCTCGCCGCAAGACAGAAAAACTGGGTCTTCACGCTGGTGAACCTCTCCCGGAAAAGGGATCCTGCCAGCACTACAAGAAGAGCTACAGATGGTTCCGGTTTTCGTGCTGCTCGAAGGTGTATCCGTGTGACAAGTGCCACGATGCGGCTGAGGAGCACATCAATGAGTGGGCGAACAGGATGATTTGTGGGTGGTGTTCACGGGAGCAGAATTACAGTGTGGAGAGTTGTGCGTTTTGCGGGAGGAGCGtgattgggaagaggggCAGTGGGtattgggagggggggaaggggacgagggataagaggttgatgaggaggggggataaGAGAAAGTATAGacgggtgggagggggggagacgAGGAAGGATTGAGATGAAAGTCATCGGGGTATCCTAGAAGGAAATATTTCTTATACTTAGAGCAAAATTCTGATGCCTTCATAAGTCTCTGTTACAGAGTTGCAACTATCTTGATGACCACCAGCAACCTGCAGCCCCATATGCAACCCCCTTCTCGCCTACCATTTACCACGCTCTTGGATTCGGCAGACGCTCGCTCGACTGGCGGCAGTCAAATGTATGCATATGCAAGCAAGTTATAATTTATCTGGTGACTCGTACAATGTCTTGCATTAATatcacccccttttttttcttttactgTCATTTTCACCTTTTTAAAACGCCGCGCCTAACACACCACTACCGGCGGTTAAGGCCAGAGTCTCAGCGTCATCATgtctcacctcacccacctaCCCGCTTTAGCGCGGGATAAAAAGCACAAAAAATCTGATTGGTTGGGAGACTGATGGTTGTCAGGTTCAAGTCACGCTGGAGGGGTTtagaaagagaaaaggggaATTGATCTGATGCTTGTTGCTAATCACGGGAATGGATACGGGAAAAGGTATCTCGATCGCGGAGGA encodes the following:
- a CDS encoding hypothetical protein (EggNog:ENOG503NWGX; COG:S), encoding MIPHHPKPGTSTTHSTQAVTSPPRPSRVVPKPIPPQQTLDTRTYQINQLKRRYPSHKETSLPGGTGTSLSFNLVPSDPDFPFDLPQLECDLHIPSKYPKSPAKLHVKNSDIPRGFAINIEKGWDKLVEERKGGGGTLLSLVNGLDKRLEGFLSEEKAETVKLTIFKDTRHLDRQRVEEEEEEEEEEVSKTEPVVVTPVRRAYIPLETFTQAQIADAKARRAQEVRQLEARMGRLQHYHRSSDGIIYTLPLDPKKRAELPGELKGVMSVQLVVPLLYPLQNLRVLLNDVEGGKEGEELAEGLEELFNRKAGELVKKEGSEQGEKMGLVAMVNWLAQRIHLLVREVVREREKRRKEGEEGRGKVKEVEVREAEHAASVERVGQVDRGHLHVIPRPPEWGFGDDGTESSSYDSEDEDDEGGAELGKDGEEMGGSSLPTRTIEKGTAILFPSIELQGIELLQVSVLSLNVKCDRCKTLNEVTGLKNNLDKASSCKKCATAFTVRYRQELVHMNSTRAGFIDATGCTVADLLPSTFVPTCGKCSHPSFGLVSVRGETTTNICRECHARFAFKIPDVKFLDYAPGMHTRLPPTSGPRRKTEKLGLHAGEPLPEKGSCQHYKKSYRWFRFSCCSKVYPCDKCHDAAEEHINEWANRMICGWCSREQNYSVESCAFCGRSVIGKRGSGYWEGGKGTRDKRLMRRGDKRKYRRVGGGETRKD